The following coding sequences are from one Geminocystis sp. M7585_C2015_104 window:
- a CDS encoding tetratricopeptide repeat protein: MAPISPQDFTEKLESGKLAFERGRYGLSVNILEQACQLTPFYSKQGGEARLWLVNAYQAVGDLDKAIKLCEELTGHPHQHIKTQATTLLYILKAPRLKRRREWLTEIPDLTATAGNFNKHRLTNPGKIKTPPPQWEDLSKINTKDNNFLWLTLVVSVCLLTGFLLFS, encoded by the coding sequence GTGGCACCCATTTCCCCTCAGGATTTTACTGAGAAACTCGAGAGTGGAAAATTGGCCTTTGAAAGGGGGCGTTATGGTTTAAGTGTTAATATTCTAGAACAAGCTTGTCAATTAACTCCTTTTTACAGTAAACAGGGGGGGGAGGCGCGTCTTTGGTTGGTGAATGCCTATCAGGCTGTGGGAGATTTAGACAAGGCTATTAAACTGTGTGAAGAGTTAACCGGCCACCCCCACCAGCATATAAAAACCCAGGCAACCACACTACTTTATATTCTAAAGGCTCCCAGACTGAAACGTCGTCGGGAATGGTTGACGGAGATACCCGATTTGACTGCCACCGCTGGGAATTTCAATAAACACCGCCTCACCAATCCTGGTAAAATCAAAACACCACCCCCCCAATGGGAGGATTTGAGTAAAATCAACACCAAGGATAACAATTTCCTCTGGTTAACCCTAGTGGTTTCTGTTTGTCTCCTTACTGGGTTTTTGTTATTCTCCTAG
- a CDS encoding class I SAM-dependent methyltransferase, translating into MENPSLLLTQKIIDTILASPQQKITFSDYMNLCLYSYPYGYYNWEKTSIGFEGDFFTSSTLSEDFGELLAKQLVQFWEILDKPSPFHLVEIGAGEGNLSLTILRCLQQNYHEIYSNLQYIIIETSTTFRRKQADLLKRNIPGIAVVKWCSLEEIEDNSIQGVFFSNELFDAFPVNIVEKKNNKLKEVYVAYNPQRGFVEVVDELSTEKILEYLAALNVDLTGEEYPENYRTEVNLRAVDWLEKISRKIKQGYLLTIDYGYTAEKYYHPQRFKGTLKCYYRHRHHDNPYVNIGCQDITSHVNFSAIQTYGEKWGLQTLAYTSQALFLMDLGLGERLAKLSEGNMGMRELIRRRYQLHQLVNPEGLGGFKVLLQAKNLTSFQKSQTLTGFQHLHP; encoded by the coding sequence ATGGAAAATCCATCCCTGTTATTAACTCAAAAAATTATTGATACCATCCTCGCCTCCCCCCAACAAAAGATTACCTTTTCCGACTACATGAATCTCTGTCTCTATAGCTATCCTTACGGCTATTACAACTGGGAAAAAACCTCCATAGGCTTTGAGGGAGATTTTTTTACTTCCTCTACCCTTAGCGAGGACTTTGGTGAATTATTGGCCAAGCAACTGGTACAATTTTGGGAGATTTTAGACAAACCTTCTCCTTTTCACCTGGTAGAAATAGGCGCGGGGGAAGGCAATTTATCCCTGACTATTCTAAGATGCCTCCAGCAGAATTACCATGAAATTTACTCCAATTTGCAATACATTATTATCGAAACTTCTACTACTTTTAGAAGGAAACAGGCAGATTTGTTAAAAAGAAATATTCCAGGCATAGCAGTGGTGAAATGGTGTAGCCTAGAAGAAATAGAAGACAACTCCATCCAAGGAGTGTTTTTTAGCAATGAATTGTTTGACGCCTTCCCGGTTAATATTGTGGAAAAAAAGAATAATAAGCTGAAGGAAGTATATGTTGCCTATAACCCCCAAAGGGGATTTGTGGAGGTAGTTGATGAATTATCCACAGAAAAAATCCTGGAATACCTAGCCGCGTTAAACGTAGATTTAACGGGGGAGGAATACCCAGAAAATTATCGCACAGAGGTAAACCTAAGGGCAGTTGATTGGCTGGAAAAAATCAGCAGAAAAATAAAGCAAGGCTATCTCCTCACTATCGACTATGGCTACACGGCAGAAAAATACTATCACCCCCAGAGATTTAAGGGCACTCTAAAATGTTATTATCGTCACCGACACCACGACAACCCCTATGTCAACATTGGCTGTCAAGACATCACCAGTCATGTGAATTTCTCTGCCATTCAAACCTATGGAGAGAAATGGGGATTACAAACCCTAGCCTATACCTCCCAGGCATTATTTCTCATGGATTTAGGATTAGGAGAAAGACTGGCAAAACTGTCTGAAGGCAACATGGGGATGAGAGAATTAATCCGACGTCGTTACCAACTACACCAACTAGTCAACCCCGAAGGCTTAGGCGGTTTCAAGGTGTTATTACAGGCAAAAAACCTCACCAGTTTTCAAAAATCACAAACCCTCACTGGCTTTCAACACCTACACCCCTAG
- a CDS encoding permease, with protein sequence MTQIYTAFTLFISLLVEAIPFLLLGVLLSSVFPLFFEEGNLINKIPNHPIVGAIVGSLFGFFFPVCECGNIPVARRLLLQGLPISVAISFLLAAPTLNPVVIWSTYVAFRGQPEVFWLRIIFSLIIAISLGCIFSVQKDIRPFLRPLLAKRLTAIMEAKQCHLKTVNPIAEYSLLQSGSFLLSSGGKTIKIDETLLPSKPILKSKLPLQSRWHLFVNNVYNEFRELGGVLILGSAVASGIQVFVPRDIILNLGQDSVTSILAMMILAAVISICSTVDSFFILSFSSTFTTASIVAFLVFGPMIDIKALGLMLSIFRPRMLTYMMIIIAQLTFVLTLGYSYLF encoded by the coding sequence ATGACTCAAATTTATACGGCATTTACTCTATTTATTAGTCTCCTGGTGGAGGCAATTCCCTTTTTGTTGTTGGGGGTATTATTGTCCAGTGTTTTTCCACTTTTCTTTGAAGAGGGTAATCTGATAAATAAAATTCCCAATCATCCCATTGTTGGGGCTATTGTTGGCAGTCTTTTTGGTTTTTTCTTTCCCGTTTGCGAATGTGGAAACATACCTGTAGCTCGTCGTCTTTTACTGCAGGGCTTACCAATTTCCGTGGCAATATCTTTTCTTTTAGCGGCGCCCACTCTCAATCCCGTAGTTATTTGGTCTACATATGTAGCTTTTAGGGGGCAACCGGAAGTATTTTGGCTGAGGATAATATTTTCCCTGATAATAGCCATTAGTTTGGGTTGTATTTTTAGTGTACAAAAAGATATTCGCCCATTCCTCAGGCCGTTGTTGGCGAAGCGTCTAACTGCTATTATGGAGGCTAAACAATGCCATTTGAAAACTGTTAACCCCATTGCTGAGTATAGTTTACTACAGTCTGGTAGCTTCTTGCTTTCTTCTGGGGGGAAAACCATCAAAATAGATGAAACTTTACTCCCTTCAAAGCCTATCCTAAAATCTAAACTTCCTCTTCAAAGTAGATGGCATTTATTTGTTAATAATGTGTACAACGAATTTAGGGAGTTAGGGGGAGTGTTGATTTTGGGCAGTGCCGTCGCCTCTGGCATTCAGGTTTTTGTGCCTAGGGATATTATTCTCAATTTGGGGCAAGATAGTGTTACCTCTATTCTAGCCATGATGATTTTAGCAGCGGTAATCTCTATATGTTCCACTGTAGATTCGTTTTTCATTTTGTCCTTTTCTTCCACCTTCACCACTGCTTCTATTGTAGCTTTTTTGGTATTTGGTCCCATGATAGACATCAAAGCCTTGGGATTAATGTTATCCATTTTTAGACCTAGGATGCTAACATATATGATGATTATAATAGCCCAATTAACTTTTGTTCTTACCCTCGGTTACAGCTACTTATTCTAG
- a CDS encoding TIGR03943 family protein produces MKRVYLQFLRRINGRQAKELMAFFLWGLLLFKYWATGELYLLIHPSYFPLVFASSIILFLVFITKVYLLLFQPNFASGVLEENKYNSSLLPRGWASNLLIFVAIIGLTVPPMVLNSETVMKRGVNDLPPTTLQPQSFSPQTEPEKRSLIEWIRTLSVYPEPDNYVGQRADISGFVVYGENLPENYIYLSRFVLTCCAADAYPVGMLVELPQPRYKYPPDSWLQVRGVMKVANLPTLSEKTARRQLALQAEEVIRIAAPKNPYQY; encoded by the coding sequence ATGAAAAGGGTATATTTACAATTTTTAAGGAGGATAAATGGCCGACAGGCGAAGGAATTGATGGCATTTTTTTTGTGGGGTTTATTGCTGTTTAAATATTGGGCAACGGGGGAATTATATTTACTAATTCATCCTAGCTATTTTCCCCTGGTTTTTGCTAGTAGTATTATTCTATTTTTGGTGTTTATAACTAAAGTCTATTTGTTGTTATTCCAGCCTAATTTTGCCTCGGGGGTGTTGGAAGAAAACAAATATAACAGTAGCCTTCTCCCTCGGGGGTGGGCAAGCAATTTATTGATTTTTGTGGCTATAATAGGTCTAACGGTGCCACCCATGGTGCTAAACAGTGAGACGGTGATGAAAAGGGGGGTTAATGACCTGCCGCCAACCACCCTGCAACCTCAGTCTTTTTCACCACAAACAGAGCCAGAAAAACGTTCTTTGATAGAATGGATAAGGACCCTAAGTGTATATCCAGAGCCCGACAATTATGTTGGTCAAAGGGCGGATATAAGTGGCTTCGTGGTATATGGGGAAAATTTGCCAGAAAATTATATCTATCTTTCCCGTTTTGTGCTAACCTGTTGTGCGGCAGATGCGTATCCGGTGGGTATGCTGGTAGAGTTGCCACAACCTCGCTATAAATATCCTCCAGACAGTTGGTTACAAGTCAGAGGAGTAATGAAAGTGGCAAATCTCCCCACCCTCTCAGAGAAGACGGCAAGAAGGCAATTGGCATTGCAGGCAGAAGAGGTAATAAGAATAGCTGCCCCAAAAAATCCCTACCAATACTAA